The genomic window GAGCCTTTGACATCCCAGCCATAAAAAGTATCGCTAGACTCGCTCTTGATAGTTTTGAAGTAATTATCCGGTACGATCATCATGAATCCCGAGAACATCCCAGTTCCATATGGGAAAAACGAGCCAACCTTGCGATCTTTAATTGGCTGCGAATCTTTGATCCTGACTGGATATTTCGTTGAGCGATATCCTGGCGTCAACGATTGCATGTCGTACTTTAATTCCAAAAATTCGTTCGAAGTGATAGTCGGATTATGGTCTTTGATCCGATCCGGCAATTTTGTGTAATCTGAATATGACATAAAAGAAATTAGTTTTGGTTCATAACGAGCATTACCATAGTCGAACGTATAGGCAACTGTTCGTTTGATATCCGAATGATATTCCATTTTGACATTCACATTTTTACTAGCAAGTTCTTTTTGAATAGCTGGAGCATTTTGTTTGATCGAAGCTAGTTCAAATGGATATGCACCGACAAAATTTTGGTAAACCACTTGATAACCGGCGTAACAATAAACTAGTAATGCGATTGCCAAAGCTGATAATTCAGTCACGAACCAGACGATTGAAGTGTTTTTGATCAACCTAGCCCGTAAGTATTTGAATGAAAATAAATTGATGCCACGATATGAAAAAATCTTCAATCGGTCGCAAATGTCTAAAACTAGCGGCAAGAATCCGAGATAGATGAAATAAGTCCCAAAGAAATACAGCACGCCAATGATAAAGGCTCGAATCAAGGCGTTATCGATCTTAGCAGTATCGGTAAAGGACTGAAACAGCGAGATCGTTAAACCTAGTCCAGAAAGGAACATCAAAACTCCCAAAATGCCGAGTACCGATTTGACGAACCAATTCAAGTGGAGCTTGCGATGATTTTTAGAAGTCCGGACCATGTAGTATGACCTGACCCCGTTGACTAAACTTAGAAATAACGTCGAATAGATACCAACGCGCAAGATCAGCCAAGCAATGTCCCAAGTAAAGAAAAATTCAAAGTTCAATTTGATCCGCATCAAATAAACTAGTAGCATTCCGATAAATTTTTGCAAAACGACCGCGACGATCATTCCCACGATCCAGGCAAAAATTTGGATCACAAAAGTTTTGCCAAAGCCGATAACGCTGATGACGAACCGCGACATGCCAAGTTTTCGATAGGTCAGAAATTCCTGTTGCTGTTGCTTAACGAAGAAACCACCCACGTAGATCATGTAGATAAACGTGAAGAACGCGAAGACGAAAACCATTGCGTACATGATCGACTGCAAAGTTTGGTCCCAGTAATGGACTGTCTGTAATAGCGGATCTTGGATCAAGGTAGTCAACAGTGTTAAGACAGCCACAGCAAAACTGGATGAGAGGATATAGATCAAGTAGCTGTCGCGTAAATTGTAGAGACCACGTCTAATTATTTTCAGGTACATTGAAATAGCTACCACCCCCGATCGTCCGTTGCATATTAATGATCTGTTCAAAGAAGTCGTTGCGATTGCCAGAATTAACGATCTCTGAAAAAATCGAACCGTCTTTGATAAAGACTACCCGTTTGCAATAACTAGCTGTAAAAGCATCATGAGTCGCCATTAGGATAGTTGTATTTTCCTTCTTATTGATCAACTGCATGTAATTCAATAAGATCGTAGCCGACTTAGAATCCAAGCTCCCCGTTGGTTCATCCGCAAACAAGATCTCTGGATTATTGATCAGAGCTCTAGCTGCAGCAATTAGTTGACGCTGACCTAAAGACAAGTCATCAATGCCACGTTCGCTCAAATCTGAGATATTCAATAAAGTGTTCAAATGTTTGAAACGTTGGTCGATCAATTTTTTCGAAGCGTGATTCAGCACTAACGGCAAAATGATATTTTCTTTAACGTTTAATGAATCTAACAATTCAAAACTTTGATAAATAAAGCCCATTTTATTGCGACGATATTTGGCCAGCACTCGATCATGTTCTTGCGTCATGTCAATCCCATCAATAATAACTTGACCATGGTCTGGTCGCTCGTTACTTGAAATAATATCTAATAAGGTGGTTTTCCCCGCACCAGATGGTCCCATGATCCCCAAAAATTCACCTTGCTCAACTTGCAAGTCGATATCTTTGATGGCATGAACAGCGTTTCGCTTTTTTCCAAAGTCTTTGGCAATGTTTTTCACGATTATTTGCAAGACAATATCTCCATTAATATTTAATTATTGGTATCATTTAGATAGTGTATTTATTTTATCACGAGGGTGGTTTAAACATGGCTAAAATAATGATTATTGAAGACGACCCTTCAATTTCTAAACTCATAAGCGAGAACCTTGCCAAATGGCAGTTGGATTCTTACGTGGTCACAAATTTTGAAACAATTATGGAACAATTTAAAGATTACGCCCCAGACTTGGTATTGTTAGATATCAACTTGCCAATTCGGGACGGTTATTTTTGGAATCAAGAAATAAGAAAGGTTTCGAAAACTCCTATCATTATCATTTCGTCGCGCAATTCCAACATGGACCAGATCATTGCAATGAACATGGGTGCTGACGATTTCGTGGAAAAACCTTTTTCGATCGATATTCTGATTGCCAAGATCAATGCGTTGTTGCGTCGAACTTACGATTTCACCCAAGCTAGTGGCGATATTATTGAACACAACGGTTTAAAATTGAATTTATCCGACAGCACGGTCGAAATTGGCGAAAATAAAATCGACTTATCTAAAAATGAATATAAGCTCCTTCAGAGACTTTTACGGGACCAAGGTAAGATTGTCTCTCGGGAACAGTTGCTCAACTTCATGTGGGACGATGAGAGGTTCGTTGACGATAATACATTGACAGTCAACATCAACCGACTCAGAAATAAATTTGAAAAAAATGGGCTTTCCAATTATATCGTTACCAAAGTTGGACAAGGATATATCATCCCTTAGGAGGTCATGATGTCTTTTTACAAATATTTACGTGATCATCTTTTATTAGCTGTTTCGGTCATACTTGGCGTCACATTCATCGAGATCGTCCTATTTTTTGACCCCTTCGTCAATTTTCAAAAAGGAACGCTGATTTACACCTGGGTGTTGGCAATCATCATTACAATCGCCTGTATCGGCTTTTCTTATTATCGTAAAAAATCTTGGTACATCAATTTGAACAATTACCAAGAGGATTTGTCCAAAGAATTAGGCGGCGCTAAAAATAACGAACAAAAATTTATTCAAGAAAAAATCAATAATATTGTGCTTGAATATCGTAAAGAATTAACTGACTTGTATCAGAATCAAAAAGAACAGCAAGAGTACACTGAGTCGTGGGTCCACGACATCAAAGTCCCCTTAGCAGCTTTAAAACTGGCTCAAGACACAGACTTAGACCCGCAACTGCTCAGCGAAGAAACTGAACAGATCGATTATTTAGTAGATCAAGCCTTGTATTTTGCTAGATTAAATAATTTTTCCAACGATTATTTGATCCAAGAGCAAAATTTAAACGACATCGTCAAAGCTTCCATCAGAAATAATAAACGTAATTTCATCAACAAACGCATCAGTATTAATTTGAATATCACTGATGACAAAGTTTTGACTGATGAAAAATGGCTCAGTTTCATTCTGAACCAGATCATCGCTAACAGTTTGAAATATACTGACCAAGGCGGTCGCATTGAGATATTTACCACGACCGATGAAAACGATATTTCGCTTCACATTAAAGACAACGGAATTGGGATCGAGCCACAAGACTTGAGCCGAATTTATAAAAAAGGCTTTACCGGATCAAACGGCCGCAAGACCGGCAGCAAAGCAACCGGTATCGGCTTGTACTTAGTTAAAAAGATGATCGATAAATTAGGTCATCAAATTTACGTGAAATCTACCGTTGGCAAAGGAACCGAAACAATCATTACCTTTGCTGACTTGCCATATTACCAATAAAAAAGTGTCCCATAATCAAACAGACTTTGAAGTTTGTGATTATAGGGCACTTTTTTCTAAAAATATTAAACTCTCGTATATACCTGAATATAGTCGTTATTGCTTGATCGAAGAACAATTCTCTCCGTATTAGTTTTGATAACTTCTGGAATATCATCACCCCAGTCAGTAGCACTTAATGCTATTCCCTTCGGATAAAAACAAAAAGATACGAAGGCCGCACCGGCATCACCCATAATTTCTAAAGCTCCATTATCATTTCGAAATTGTGCCGGATTGGATTGATTGTTTCCACCTGTAATCATATTTCCTGACAAGGTACTATCCATATTAACAATCTGAGAATTGGAAATGGTTATCTTATCATCTGGATTTACTGGTCCCCAGTGGCTGCCAGTCATGTCTTGATGATTGGCACTTGTGGCCACTTCCTTCCAATTACCAACTATACTTGCATACGATCCATTCTTGATCTCATTTAAGTTCATTGCTGGCGTCTTGGGTGGTTGTGGTGCTGCATTTGTTTTTTGTACTGGTTTATCAGCAGCAACATTATTTGCTTGCTGGTTGTTTTCAGCTGTAGATTTCTTTGGCTCAGCTGGTTTCTTTTTCTTATGAGCAACTTTAGTTGTTGTGTCCTTTTTAGCTGACGCTTTAGTTGTTGAATTTGCTTGGTGGCTACCACAACCACCTCACAACAATAACGAAATCAGCGACAAACTGAGCAAATATTTATTTTTCATTGTGCTTCCCCTATCAGAATTTAATCATGATCCCTGTAAATTTTTCCAAAAAAAATGAATTACATCAAAATTTAAACTCTGACGTTTGCTAACTGTCAACGAAATACACCTTTCTCAAATGCACAAAAATAGCTTGGTCCCATCTGGAATCCAAGCCATTTTGCTATATTTTTCTTAAAGTCATTGCATTCAACGAAACGATCACGGTTGAAAGTGACATTACGATTGCACCGACGGCAGGACTGAGAATAAAGCCTATTCCTGCTAGAACGCCGGCTGCTAGTGGGATAGCGATGATATTGTAGCCTGCTCCCCACCATAAGTTTTGAACTTGTTTACGATAAGTTTCTTTTGCTAAATCCAAGAACTTGATGATGTCATGTGGATCACTATTGTACAAAACAACATCAGCTGAATCGATGGCAACATCAGTCCCTGCACCAATGGCAACGCCAATCGTGGCACTGGCTAAACTTGGTGCATCATTGATACCATCGCCAACCATCATTACTCGATGACCATCTAATTCGAGATCTTTTATCACTTGATGCTTATCTTCGGGCAATAGTTCAGCTTTGAACTCATCAATTCCGAGTTGTTTAGCAAAGTTAATTGCCGCTGCCTTATTGTCACCAGTCAACATAATTGGCGTGATATTCCGCTGTTTGAGTTCTTTGATAAACTCGATAGAATTCTTCTTGACCTTATCTCCTAAGGCGACAAAGCCGATCACCTTGTTGTCGACAACTAGATAGCTGACGGTATTCCCTTTATCCAAATAAGGCTGAACATTTTTGGCATCAAATTTAATTTCGTGTTCATTTAGATATTTCATGTTAACTAGTAAATATTTTTGAGTAGAATTTTCACCGCTCATACCATAACCTTTGATTGCTTGAACATTTTCGAACTTCTGCGGATCAACCTGATCAGCTTTGGCTTTGGCCATAATGCCACTAGCAATCGGATGACTAGAACCTTGCTCTAATCCAGCCACAAAGTGAAGGATGTCTGTATCAGAATATTTATCAGAGGTTGATTTCAAACCATTCACAGTGAATTTACCTTCTGTTAGGGTACCCGTTTTATCCATTGCAACGTAGTCGATGTGACGACTATTTTCAATGGCTTGGTTATCACGAATGATCAATCCGTTAGTAGCCGCAATAGATGTGCTACGCGACATTACAAGTGGGATTGCCAATCCTAAGGCATGTGGACAAGCAATGACCAAAACGGTCACTAACCGGTCTAAAGCCACGCTGACTGATCCAAAAATCAACCAGTAAATGAATGCGATGATTCCGACTGACAATGCTGCATAAAATAGCCAGCCAGAAACCTTATCAGCTAATACTTGAGTTTTTGATTTACTGTTTTGAGCATCAGAAACTAGCTTGCTGATTTGTGACAAATATCCTTCATCGGCAGTTTTAGTTACCTGGACTCGGATGGTACCTTCACCATTGATCGAACCGCCAACGACTTTATCGGCTTTTTGCTTACGAACAGCTTTAGATTCCCCTGTGATCAACGATTCATTGACATAACTAGTTCCAGAGACGACCACACCATCAAGTGGAATCGACTCACCGGCCTTAACTTCAACGACACTGCCGGAAATGACTTGATTAATATCAGTTTCTACGATCTGGTCGCCCTTAACTAAATGAACTTGATCAGCGACCAATGAAGAAATTTTGTCCAATGCACTACCTGCTTGCATGGTGGACTTCATTTCGATCCAATGACCCAATAGCATAATGACAATCAAGGAAGCTAATTCCCAGAAGAAATCCATAATATGCTGGTCAGAACGTACCATATTATTCATTACAAAAGCATACAAACTGTATATGTATGCCACGCTGATACCCATGACGATCAACATCATCATGGCTGGTTTTCTTTCCTTTAACTCAGCTTTGGCTCCAGTAAAGAACGGCTTTCCACCATAAAAATATAAAATACTGGATAAGATCAAGACGATCCAATCAGACCCAGGGAACTGAAATTGAAATGGTAAATGCAGTCCCATAAATGGCGACAAAATGAATACTGGAATAGCCAAGACTAATGAGATCCAGAATTTTTTTCGTAAGTCTCCCATATCCATCATCATGCCACCGTGCATCATCATCATGTGTCCACTATGCATACCTGACATATCAGACATTGATGACATATCCATATTTTCATGATCCATGTGCATTTCGTCATTATTCATATTTTTCATTATTTGGCATCTCCCAAACAATCGCATTCGACCTTATCTGGCGCGGTCTCCTGCTTCTTATTGAGTAACTCGATCATATCGTTGATATCACTTTTTGAAATCTCAGAGTTTTGAATCAGATCTTCGATTGCTCTGCCTTTTCGCATACAGCACAAACTGTTGAACAAACGATTAACGTTTTGGTCAATGGCATCTTCTTCTTTGATTGTTGGCGTATAAATATACGGACGAGAAGTTTCATCAGCCTTCAAAAAATCTTTCTTCTGCAATCTGACGATCAAGGTCTTGATTGTGGCCTCTTTCCAGTCAATCTTGCGTTTGAGGTACATAATTGCATCTTTGCTAGTACCCTTGCCTAATGTCCAAAAAATCCGCATAACATTCCATTCGGCATCACTCATCGTTTCAATATTTCTCATGTGAATACCTCCATTAATTTACATTTGTAATCCTAATCAAATACAGTTTACATCCGTAAACGTAGATTGTAAAGAAAAAGACTAAAAGTACGCTTTTAGTCTTTTTATCGTATTCAATTCTAATTGTTACTAATTATCTAATAGGACATGCTCCACTGGCACAGTCTGATTGATCAACTAAATCTAAGTCTTTCTTATCATGATTGTCGTTTTCCTTGGCAAATTCTGTTGCTACGTCGCCATGGATCTCGCTTAATTTTTCAAGATATTTAGCCTTGCTGATTGGTTCCTTTGGTGCTTGTTCAAAGGCGTCTCCACTGTATGGCAACAATGATGTTGACTTGGTGATATGACGATATTGACGCATCAAAGGTGCAATTTCCTTACCTTCTTCAGGTTGGAAAGTAACTGTACAGCTGACAGCATTATCTGACCAATAAGTTTGCAAGAATGCTTGTGTGGCAAATTGTTCAGCAATTGAGACATTACCAGCTGATGCAAAGTTATCTGAATCAGCGTTTTCTGCCTTAACTGGGAACTCAACGCACATTGTATTCTTGGTATAAACATCAGGTTCGATCTTATAACCACATGCCTTCAATGCTGGAAGCAATGGATCAGTATCTTGGAATCTGATTCTTTGGATCAAGTAGTTTGAATAGTGGAAGTGCATACCTTCTGAAACACCTGCTAATTTAGCAACAGTACCAGATGGTTTAACAGTTGTGTGCTTAACTGAAGTATTGCAGTGCAATGTATCTGAGTATTCTTTATCAGCATCAACAACTGATTGATACATGTCTTCAACTTCTTTGACAATTTCTGGATCGTAAATAGGTTTCTTGTATGTTTCGCCTGTTTCAGAGTCTACTGCATCTTCAAAGTCAGTTACGACACGGT from Companilactobacillus sp. includes these protein-coding regions:
- a CDS encoding ABC transporter ATP-binding protein, with product MQIIVKNIAKDFGKKRNAVHAIKDIDLQVEQGEFLGIMGPSGAGKTTLLDIISSNERPDHGQVIIDGIDMTQEHDRVLAKYRRNKMGFIYQSFELLDSLNVKENIILPLVLNHASKKLIDQRFKHLNTLLNISDLSERGIDDLSLGQRQLIAAARALINNPEILFADEPTGSLDSKSATILLNYMQLINKKENTTILMATHDAFTASYCKRVVFIKDGSIFSEIVNSGNRNDFFEQIINMQRTIGGGSYFNVPENN
- a CDS encoding response regulator transcription factor produces the protein MAKIMIIEDDPSISKLISENLAKWQLDSYVVTNFETIMEQFKDYAPDLVLLDINLPIRDGYFWNQEIRKVSKTPIIIISSRNSNMDQIIAMNMGADDFVEKPFSIDILIAKINALLRRTYDFTQASGDIIEHNGLKLNLSDSTVEIGENKIDLSKNEYKLLQRLLRDQGKIVSREQLLNFMWDDERFVDDNTLTVNINRLRNKFEKNGLSNYIVTKVGQGYIIP
- a CDS encoding sensor histidine kinase → MSFYKYLRDHLLLAVSVILGVTFIEIVLFFDPFVNFQKGTLIYTWVLAIIITIACIGFSYYRKKSWYINLNNYQEDLSKELGGAKNNEQKFIQEKINNIVLEYRKELTDLYQNQKEQQEYTESWVHDIKVPLAALKLAQDTDLDPQLLSEETEQIDYLVDQALYFARLNNFSNDYLIQEQNLNDIVKASIRNNKRNFINKRISINLNITDDKVLTDEKWLSFILNQIIANSLKYTDQGGRIEIFTTTDENDISLHIKDNGIGIEPQDLSRIYKKGFTGSNGRKTGSKATGIGLYLVKKMIDKLGHQIYVKSTVGKGTETIITFADLPYYQ
- a CDS encoding heavy metal translocating P-type ATPase, with the protein product MKNMNNDEMHMDHENMDMSSMSDMSGMHSGHMMMMHGGMMMDMGDLRKKFWISLVLAIPVFILSPFMGLHLPFQFQFPGSDWIVLILSSILYFYGGKPFFTGAKAELKERKPAMMMLIVMGISVAYIYSLYAFVMNNMVRSDQHIMDFFWELASLIVIMLLGHWIEMKSTMQAGSALDKISSLVADQVHLVKGDQIVETDINQVISGSVVEVKAGESIPLDGVVVSGTSYVNESLITGESKAVRKQKADKVVGGSINGEGTIRVQVTKTADEGYLSQISKLVSDAQNSKSKTQVLADKVSGWLFYAALSVGIIAFIYWLIFGSVSVALDRLVTVLVIACPHALGLAIPLVMSRSTSIAATNGLIIRDNQAIENSRHIDYVAMDKTGTLTEGKFTVNGLKSTSDKYSDTDILHFVAGLEQGSSHPIASGIMAKAKADQVDPQKFENVQAIKGYGMSGENSTQKYLLVNMKYLNEHEIKFDAKNVQPYLDKGNTVSYLVVDNKVIGFVALGDKVKKNSIEFIKELKQRNITPIMLTGDNKAAAINFAKQLGIDEFKAELLPEDKHQVIKDLELDGHRVMMVGDGINDAPSLASATIGVAIGAGTDVAIDSADVVLYNSDPHDIIKFLDLAKETYRKQVQNLWWGAGYNIIAIPLAAGVLAGIGFILSPAVGAIVMSLSTVIVSLNAMTLRKI
- a CDS encoding CopY/TcrY family copper transport repressor — protein: MRNIETMSDAEWNVMRIFWTLGKGTSKDAIMYLKRKIDWKEATIKTLIVRLQKKDFLKADETSRPYIYTPTIKEEDAIDQNVNRLFNSLCCMRKGRAIEDLIQNSEISKSDINDMIELLNKKQETAPDKVECDCLGDAK